Proteins co-encoded in one Amia ocellicauda isolate fAmiCal2 chromosome 11, fAmiCal2.hap1, whole genome shotgun sequence genomic window:
- the LOC136763362 gene encoding interferon alpha-inducible protein 27-like protein 2 isoform X1, which translates to MNLKTIAVIAVGAGASVAAVPLILGGIGFTAGGIAAGSYAAGMMSSAAVANGGAVAAGSTVAVLQSIGAAGLSTAATGAVASVGGAVGAVLARLRG; encoded by the exons ATGAACTTAA aaACTATAGCAGTGATCGCGGTTGGGGCAG GTGCCTCGGTGGCCGCTGTACCATTGATTCTTGGTGGAATCGGCTTCACTGCCGGGGGGATAGCGGCCGGATCTTATGCGGCTGGCATGATGTCGTCCGCTGCAGTTGCCAACGGCGGGGCAGTTGCAGCGGGCAGTACAGTGGCAGTGCTCCAGTCAATCG GAGCAGCTGGACTTTCCACAGCAGCCACTGGTGCTGTAGCAAGTGTTGGTGGAGCTGTAGGTGCAGTCTTGGCACGGCTCCGAGGATAA